One window of the Shimwellia blattae DSM 4481 = NBRC 105725 genome contains the following:
- the nrdD gene encoding anaerobic ribonucleoside-triphosphate reductase yields the protein MTPHVMKRDGCKAPFNSERIQAAILRAAKAAGVDDADYCATVANVVKDQMANRSQVDIHEIQTAVENQLMSGPYKQLARAYIEYRHDRDIAREKRGQLNQEIRGLVEQTNSALLNENANKDSKVIPTQRDLLAGIVAKHYAKQHLLPRDIVLAHERGDIHYHDLDYSPFFPMFNCMLIDLKGMLTLGFKMGNAEIEPPKSISTATAVTAQIIAQVASHIYGGTTINRIDEVLAPFVTASFEKHRKTAQEWQIPDIEGYAHARTEKECYDAFQSLEYEVNTLHTANGQTPFVTFGFGLGTSWECRMIQTSILRNRIAGLGKNRKTAVFPKLVFAIRDGLNHKFGDANYDIKQLALECASKRMYPDILNYDQVVKVTGSFKTPMGCRSFLGVYEENGEQIHEGRNNLGVISLNLPRIALEARGDEATFWSLLDDRLALAKRALMTRIARLEGVKARVAPILYMEGACGVRLKADDNVSEIFKNGRASISLGYIGIHETINALSGNQHVYDSEELRQKAIAIVSRLRKAVDDWKAETGYGFSLYSTPSENLCDRFCRLDTAEFGIVPGVTDKGYYTNSFHLDVEKKVNPYDKLDFEAAYPPISNGGFICYGEYPNIQHNLRALEDVWDYSYQHVPYYGTNTPIDECYECGFTGEFDCTSKGFTCPKCGNHDAARVSVIRRVCGYLGSPDARPFNAGKQEEVKRRVKHLGAGQIG from the coding sequence ATGACACCGCATGTGATGAAACGCGACGGGTGCAAAGCACCTTTCAATTCAGAGCGCATTCAGGCTGCAATCCTGCGTGCAGCTAAAGCAGCGGGAGTCGATGACGCAGACTATTGCGCCACCGTCGCAAATGTCGTTAAGGACCAGATGGCCAACCGCAGCCAGGTTGATATCCATGAGATCCAGACCGCGGTCGAAAACCAGCTCATGTCCGGCCCGTACAAACAACTGGCCCGTGCTTATATTGAGTATCGCCACGACCGCGATATCGCCCGGGAAAAACGCGGCCAGCTGAACCAGGAGATCCGTGGCCTGGTCGAGCAGACCAACTCTGCGCTGCTCAACGAAAACGCCAACAAAGACAGCAAAGTTATCCCGACCCAGCGCGATCTGCTGGCCGGTATTGTGGCAAAACACTACGCCAAACAGCACCTGCTGCCGCGCGATATTGTGCTGGCCCATGAACGTGGCGACATCCATTACCACGATCTGGACTACTCCCCCTTCTTCCCGATGTTCAACTGCATGCTCATTGACCTCAAAGGCATGCTGACCCTCGGGTTTAAAATGGGCAACGCGGAAATTGAGCCGCCAAAGTCCATTTCCACCGCCACGGCGGTCACCGCACAGATTATTGCCCAGGTTGCCAGCCATATTTACGGCGGCACCACCATTAACCGTATTGACGAAGTGCTGGCGCCGTTTGTCACTGCCAGCTTCGAAAAACACCGTAAAACCGCGCAAGAGTGGCAAATTCCGGATATCGAAGGCTACGCCCACGCCCGCACAGAAAAAGAGTGCTACGACGCATTCCAGTCACTGGAATATGAAGTCAACACCCTGCACACCGCCAACGGACAAACCCCGTTTGTCACCTTTGGCTTCGGGCTTGGCACCAGCTGGGAATGCCGGATGATCCAGACCTCTATTCTGCGCAACCGCATTGCCGGGCTGGGTAAAAACCGCAAAACCGCGGTCTTCCCGAAACTGGTATTTGCCATTCGCGATGGTCTGAACCACAAATTTGGCGATGCCAACTACGACATTAAACAACTGGCTCTGGAGTGCGCCAGCAAGCGCATGTACCCGGATATCCTCAACTACGACCAGGTGGTGAAGGTGACCGGCTCCTTTAAAACCCCGATGGGCTGTCGCAGCTTCCTCGGCGTTTATGAAGAAAACGGCGAGCAAATCCACGAAGGGCGTAACAACCTCGGGGTTATCAGCCTGAACCTGCCGCGCATCGCCCTGGAAGCCAGAGGGGATGAGGCGACTTTCTGGTCCCTGCTTGACGATCGTCTGGCGCTGGCAAAACGCGCCCTGATGACCCGCATCGCCCGTCTGGAAGGGGTGAAGGCCCGGGTAGCACCGATCCTGTACATGGAAGGGGCCTGCGGCGTGCGCCTGAAAGCGGACGACAACGTATCGGAGATTTTCAAAAACGGCCGTGCGTCTATCTCGCTGGGCTATATCGGGATCCACGAAACCATTAATGCGCTCTCCGGCAATCAGCACGTCTACGACAGTGAAGAACTGCGCCAGAAGGCCATTGCCATTGTCAGCCGCCTGCGTAAAGCGGTGGATGACTGGAAAGCAGAAACCGGCTACGGCTTTAGCCTCTACAGCACTCCGAGCGAAAACCTGTGCGACCGTTTCTGCCGCCTGGATACGGCTGAATTCGGTATCGTCCCGGGTGTGACCGACAAAGGCTACTACACCAACAGCTTCCACCTTGATGTGGAAAAGAAAGTGAATCCGTATGACAAGCTGGACTTTGAAGCGGCCTATCCGCCCATCAGCAACGGCGGGTTTATCTGCTACGGTGAGTATCCGAACATTCAGCACAACCTGCGGGCGCTGGAAGATGTCTGGGACTACAGCTACCAGCACGTGCCTTACTACGGCACCAACACCCCGATAGACGAATGCTACGAATGCGGTTTTACCGGCGAGTTCGACTGCACCAGCAAAGGCTTCACCTGCCCGAAATGCGGCAACCATGACGCGGCGCGCGTGTCGGTTATCCGCCGGGTGTGTGGCTACCTGGGCAGCCCGGATGCCCGCCCGTTTAACGCCGGTAAGCAGGAAGAGGTTAAACGCCGCGTGAAACACCTCGGTGCCGGGCAGATTGGCTGA
- a CDS encoding DgaE family pyridoxal phosphate-dependent ammonia lyase — protein sequence MSSIYEKYNLKQVINASGRMTILGVSTPRPEVVEAMVTGVNHYFEMKDLVNKTGEYIAGLLGTEGAVVVACASAGIAQSVAAVLVKDSDWLLENLHVTPVENNEIVLPKGHNVNFGAPVGTMVALGGGKLVEAGYANECSAEQLAAAITPRTAAILYIKSHHCVQKSMLNVAQAAAVAQQHNLPLIVDAAAEEDLQRYYHDGADLVIYSGAKAIEGPTSGLVVGKKQYVEWVKRQSGGIGRAMKVGKEGILGLTTAIEYYLSATKESGAQMVEKMTPFIEALNGLPGVSARVVWDSAGRDIARTEIKFDEARTGVPTGTLVEQLKQGEYAIYFRGYKANEGIIEADVRSVTADQLAIISRRIGECLQENQA from the coding sequence ATGTCTTCGATTTATGAGAAATACAATTTAAAACAAGTGATTAACGCATCCGGGCGGATGACCATCCTTGGGGTGTCTACCCCACGACCAGAAGTGGTTGAGGCGATGGTCACCGGGGTTAACCACTATTTTGAGATGAAAGATCTGGTTAACAAGACCGGCGAGTACATTGCCGGGCTGCTGGGCACCGAAGGGGCCGTTGTGGTGGCCTGCGCCTCTGCCGGTATTGCCCAGTCGGTGGCGGCGGTACTGGTCAAAGACAGCGACTGGCTGCTGGAAAACCTGCACGTGACCCCGGTTGAGAATAACGAAATCGTCCTGCCCAAGGGCCACAACGTGAACTTTGGTGCCCCGGTCGGCACCATGGTGGCGCTGGGGGGCGGTAAGCTGGTGGAAGCAGGCTACGCCAATGAGTGCTCCGCAGAGCAGCTGGCGGCGGCTATCACACCGCGCACCGCGGCTATTTTGTATATCAAATCCCACCACTGCGTGCAGAAAAGCATGCTCAACGTGGCCCAGGCCGCCGCAGTGGCGCAGCAGCATAATCTGCCGCTGATTGTGGATGCCGCCGCAGAAGAAGATTTACAGCGTTACTACCACGACGGGGCCGACCTGGTTATCTACAGCGGAGCCAAAGCCATCGAAGGGCCCACCAGTGGCCTGGTGGTGGGTAAGAAACAGTATGTGGAGTGGGTGAAGCGCCAGTCCGGCGGTATCGGCCGCGCCATGAAGGTGGGCAAAGAGGGGATCCTCGGCCTGACCACGGCCATTGAGTATTACCTCAGCGCCACCAAAGAGAGCGGGGCGCAGATGGTCGAAAAAATGACCCCGTTTATTGAGGCGCTGAACGGGCTGCCCGGCGTCAGTGCCCGGGTGGTGTGGGACTCTGCCGGGCGCGATATCGCGCGCACCGAAATCAAGTTTGATGAAGCCCGGACCGGTGTTCCCACTGGCACCCTGGTCGAGCAGCTCAAACAGGGCGAGTACGCCATCTACTTCCGTGGTTACAAAGCCAATGAAGGCATTATTGAAGCTGATGTACGCAGTGTGACTGCCGATCAGCTGGCTATTATTTCCCGCCGTATCGGCGAGTGTTTACAGGAGAACCAGGCATGA
- the nrdG gene encoding anaerobic ribonucleoside-triphosphate reductase-activating protein, with translation MNIHQYYPVDVVNGPGTRCTLFVAGCVHECPGCYNKSTWRLNSGVHFTREMEDQIIRDLNDTRVKHQGLSLSGGDPLHPQNVPDVLHLVRRVREECPGKDIWVWTGYKLEELTPAQMEVVDLINTLVDGKFVQDLRDPSLIWRGSSNQVVHHLR, from the coding sequence ATGAATATCCATCAGTATTACCCGGTGGATGTGGTCAACGGGCCTGGCACCCGTTGTACCCTGTTCGTGGCCGGTTGCGTCCACGAATGCCCCGGTTGCTATAACAAGAGCACCTGGCGCCTGAATTCCGGCGTCCACTTCACCCGGGAGATGGAAGATCAGATTATCCGCGATCTTAACGACACCCGGGTGAAGCACCAGGGGCTGTCGCTCTCCGGCGGCGATCCGCTGCACCCGCAGAACGTACCGGATGTTCTGCATCTGGTGCGTCGGGTGCGGGAAGAATGCCCGGGGAAAGATATCTGGGTGTGGACCGGGTATAAGCTCGAAGAGCTGACCCCGGCCCAGATGGAGGTGGTTGATCTGATTAACACCCTGGTGGATGGCAAGTTCGTGCAGGATCTGCGCGATCCGTCGCTTATCTGGCGCGGCAGCAGTAATCAGGTGGTCCACCACCTGCGCTAA
- the dagF gene encoding 2-dehydro-3-deoxy-phosphogluconate aldolase — protein sequence MKLTPHFYRDRVCLNVLAGSKANARDIHQAAEGHVLVGVLSKNYPDVASAVADMREYAALIDNALSVGLGAGDPNQSAMVSEISRQVQPQHVNQVFTGVATSRALLGQDKTVVNGLISPTGTVGMVKISTGPLSSTAPDGIVPVDTAIAMLKDMGGSSVKYFPMGGLKCRDEYQAVAEACARNDFWLEPTGGITLENYSEILKIALDAGVSRVIPHIYSSIIDKASGDTRPEDVRTLLAMTKQLLG from the coding sequence ATGAAATTAACCCCCCATTTTTACCGCGATCGCGTCTGTCTGAATGTGCTGGCGGGCTCTAAAGCCAACGCCCGGGACATTCACCAGGCCGCTGAGGGGCATGTGCTGGTGGGCGTGTTATCGAAAAACTACCCGGACGTTGCCAGCGCCGTGGCGGATATGCGCGAATACGCCGCGCTTATCGATAACGCCCTGTCTGTCGGGCTCGGGGCCGGGGATCCGAACCAGTCAGCCATGGTGAGCGAAATCTCCCGCCAGGTTCAGCCGCAGCACGTCAACCAGGTGTTCACCGGTGTGGCGACCAGCCGGGCCCTGCTGGGCCAGGATAAGACCGTGGTCAACGGGCTTATCTCGCCGACCGGGACAGTGGGCATGGTGAAAATCTCTACCGGCCCGCTGAGCAGCACCGCGCCGGACGGTATCGTGCCGGTTGATACCGCCATTGCTATGCTTAAAGATATGGGCGGCAGCTCGGTAAAATATTTCCCGATGGGCGGGCTTAAGTGCCGTGATGAGTACCAGGCGGTGGCCGAAGCCTGTGCCCGGAATGATTTCTGGCTGGAGCCGACCGGCGGTATCACGCTGGAAAACTACAGCGAAATCCTGAAAATCGCGCTGGATGCCGGTGTCAGCCGCGTTATCCCGCATATTTACAGCTCAATTATCGATAAAGCCAGCGGCGATACCCGCCCGGAAGATGTCCGGACCCTGCTGGCAATGACCAAACAACTGCTCGGTTAA
- a CDS encoding BglG family transcription antiterminator: protein MRFPNQRLSQLFDMLQNETLPQDELALRLAVSTRTVRADIAALNALLLDHGVQFVLNRGAGYQIRVIDAGRYAALQAEQPRQLRTPRTSAERVHYLLVRFLTSAFSLKLETLAEEWFVSRATLQSDMAEVREWLTRYNLTIETRPRYGMKLFGSEMSIRACLTDLLWQLWQEDASNPLLEEALDTGVQARLAAPLQHCFSQSRVRLTDEGEQFICLYCAVAVRRISEGYPLSDFSADDVDESVREAARAVARVLQQQAGKPLSAAEEHWLRVHIAARQILESAPSAINADDGEALVNYILRYINSNYNYNLLTDKQLHADLLTHIKTMITRVRYQINIPNPLLSNIKQHYPLAWDMTLAAVSNWGKYTPYTISENEIGFLVLHIGVGLERHYNIGYERHPRVLLVCDTGNSTVRMIQAMLLRKYPQLEVTRIIALRDYEQLSEVDEDFVITTARLDEKNKPTVLMSPFPTEYQLEQIGKLVLVDRTRPRMLEKFFDASHFMIVDQPISREALFEKLSHQLEAEGYVGPDFLDSVTEREEIVSTMLGDGIALPHSLGLLAHKTVVYTVLAPEGIPWGEETAHVVFLLAISKSEYEEAMGIYELFVTLLRERAVPRLQASKDFASFKAVAIECLSRL from the coding sequence GTGCGATTCCCGAATCAACGTCTGTCTCAGTTGTTCGATATGCTACAAAACGAGACCCTGCCTCAGGACGAGCTGGCTCTACGACTGGCTGTCTCTACCCGTACCGTGCGTGCCGATATTGCCGCACTTAATGCGCTACTGCTGGATCACGGCGTACAGTTTGTACTGAACCGCGGCGCCGGGTATCAGATCCGGGTCATCGATGCCGGGCGCTATGCGGCATTACAGGCCGAGCAGCCCCGCCAGTTACGCACGCCCAGAACCTCAGCAGAGCGCGTGCACTATTTGCTGGTCCGTTTTCTTACTTCCGCTTTCTCACTCAAACTGGAGACGCTGGCCGAAGAGTGGTTTGTCAGCCGCGCCACATTACAGAGCGATATGGCAGAGGTAAGAGAGTGGCTCACCCGCTACAACCTGACCATTGAAACCCGCCCGCGCTACGGCATGAAATTGTTCGGTAGCGAGATGTCGATTCGCGCCTGCCTGACAGACCTGCTCTGGCAGCTGTGGCAGGAAGACGCCAGCAACCCGCTACTGGAAGAGGCGCTGGATACCGGGGTTCAGGCCCGGCTGGCGGCACCACTACAGCACTGTTTCAGCCAGTCCCGGGTGCGCCTGACCGACGAAGGCGAGCAGTTTATCTGCCTGTACTGCGCGGTGGCCGTGCGGCGCATCAGCGAGGGCTACCCCCTGAGCGACTTCAGCGCCGACGATGTGGACGAATCCGTGCGTGAAGCGGCCCGGGCCGTGGCGCGGGTGTTGCAGCAGCAGGCGGGTAAACCGCTGTCTGCCGCTGAAGAGCACTGGCTGCGGGTGCATATTGCCGCGCGCCAGATCCTCGAATCCGCCCCCAGCGCCATTAACGCAGACGACGGGGAAGCGCTGGTGAACTACATTCTGCGCTATATCAACAGCAACTATAACTACAACCTGCTGACCGATAAGCAACTCCATGCGGACCTGCTTACCCATATCAAAACCATGATCACCCGGGTGCGCTACCAGATAAACATCCCCAACCCGCTGCTGAGCAATATCAAGCAGCATTATCCGCTGGCCTGGGACATGACCCTGGCGGCGGTGAGCAACTGGGGGAAATATACCCCCTATACCATCAGTGAAAATGAAATCGGCTTTCTGGTATTGCATATCGGCGTCGGGCTGGAGCGTCATTACAACATTGGCTATGAGCGCCACCCCCGGGTATTGCTGGTGTGCGATACGGGCAACTCCACGGTGCGCATGATTCAGGCCATGCTGCTGCGTAAATACCCTCAGCTGGAGGTTACCCGGATCATCGCCCTGCGGGATTATGAGCAGCTGAGCGAGGTGGACGAAGACTTTGTGATAACCACCGCGCGGCTGGATGAAAAAAACAAACCCACGGTGCTGATGTCGCCTTTTCCCACCGAATACCAGCTGGAGCAGATTGGCAAACTGGTGCTGGTGGACAGAACCCGGCCACGCATGCTGGAGAAGTTCTTCGACGCCAGCCACTTTATGATTGTTGACCAGCCCATAAGCCGCGAGGCGCTGTTTGAAAAGCTGAGCCACCAGCTGGAGGCCGAAGGTTATGTGGGCCCTGATTTTCTCGACTCTGTAACCGAGCGTGAAGAGATAGTCAGCACCATGCTCGGGGACGGGATTGCCCTGCCGCACTCGCTGGGGCTGCTGGCCCACAAAACCGTGGTCTATACGGTGCTGGCCCCGGAGGGGATCCCCTGGGGGGAAGAGACGGCCCACGTGGTGTTCCTGCTGGCTATCAGCAAAAGCGAATACGAAGAGGCGATGGGGATCTACGAGCTGTTTGTCACCCTACTGCGGGAGCGGGCGGTGCCACGTTTGCAGGCCAGTAAAGATTTTGCCAGCTTTAAGGCTGTGGCGATTGAGTGCCTGAGCCGGTTGTAG